In the genome of Thermosphaera aggregans DSM 11486, one region contains:
- a CDS encoding DNA polymerase sliding clamp: MFKAVYSNASKMKYVAQAIAKIIDEAPFYATPDALEVKVLSPDKTMLTIVKIPSIAFDEYNVDGEEFFVVSSMDFNRIIRRCTRNDVMEMELDKERSVLKIVFRDKKTGIERTFLLETKPRPPEQIPEINIELGVTVKMASDDYRELLGDLKTVGETAVFMVQEGKLVVRTGEQQKEYEGVFSEGNPLIYLSSTAPRVQAKYSIDQLQATLKPISAAKQVTLYFDSDKPLKIEYEIAGGGTIVYWLTPRVE, translated from the coding sequence TTGTTCAAGGCAGTCTACTCCAATGCTTCGAAAATGAAGTATGTTGCACAGGCTATTGCCAAGATAATAGATGAGGCGCCGTTCTACGCCACCCCCGACGCGCTGGAGGTCAAGGTCTTAAGCCCCGACAAAACCATGTTGACAATCGTTAAAATCCCCAGTATTGCTTTCGACGAGTACAATGTTGACGGGGAGGAGTTCTTCGTGGTTTCCTCAATGGATTTCAACAGGATCATAAGAAGGTGTACCAGGAACGATGTAATGGAGATGGAGCTGGATAAGGAGCGTTCAGTGCTGAAGATTGTCTTCCGCGATAAGAAAACAGGTATTGAGAGGACGTTCTTGCTGGAAACCAAGCCGAGGCCGCCTGAACAGATTCCCGAGATAAATATTGAGCTAGGCGTCACCGTTAAAATGGCCTCGGATGACTACAGGGAGTTGCTCGGCGATTTGAAAACAGTGGGGGAGACCGCTGTTTTCATGGTTCAAGAGGGGAAGCTTGTCGTTAGAACGGGTGAGCAACAGAAGGAGTATGAGGGGGTTTTCAGCGAGGGCAACCCGCTGATATACTTGTCATCGACAGCCCCGAGGGTTCAGGCTAAATACTCGATCGACCAGCTCCAGGCTACTCTGAAGCCTATCTCGGCCGCTAAGCAAGTAACACTATACTTCGACAGCGATAAGCCGTTGAAAATAGAGTACGAGATAGCTGGAGGCGGAACTATAGTCTACTGGTTAACCCCTAGGGTCGAGTAG
- a CDS encoding ATP-binding protein: MNKRAVYALILANISFPIILEFASTASPLRFYASLARILVLTAYFTALLLTSRRVYASVLNTLLLFLLTYECFKTPVEFFYAVFLSLLVLYFSWSRKLVVLNLPGEVEEFRSFLASIKKLKRPGLAGMAPLFLSSASVSLSLIAVLYYLLGSPVASPVILACLPLSITTGFSLLVEDYSARRAVKLGFASGLSTIALIPLVLEASQQAGVGEVVLEGKGSPSKFLRLGRALAQLEHGLPVNEYKGFPQHWVSRDQPCWYWRRVRGDINLPVKSLINTHVVIAGASGTGKSLLAKKLVREFSRMGKTVLIIDPHGEYRPEDIGLGEARVVDASEIFLNPLELGGLNPLEKAKEFSQTLSLLFGLGPLQRIALEEFLVKAYREKGIDVNDPATWGLPPPSLQDLEKACVESAEPFEEYSRICPYVKMLARHFPKQSPISLTSLLDRPVILRLNKVASDFSRTILVETLLYSILSAMYSRRLWDLVVVVDEVRAVLPGGVGDRILSRLFSESRKFGISLIVISQDVKNIPRTLLSNAGLKIFFNINEPDSLEYAVKSITGVSTSDKEIAVSTALRSLKTLEYVLDIAGLNKVFIAKNPYINP; the protein is encoded by the coding sequence TTGAACAAGAGAGCTGTTTACGCCTTAATACTTGCCAACATCTCGTTCCCAATCATTCTTGAGTTCGCGAGCACTGCAAGCCCTCTCCGCTTCTACGCTTCCCTGGCGAGAATACTTGTTCTAACAGCATACTTCACCGCCCTCCTCTTAACCTCCAGGAGGGTCTACGCTAGTGTATTGAACACTCTTTTACTGTTCCTTTTAACATATGAGTGTTTTAAAACCCCTGTGGAATTCTTCTACGCTGTCTTTCTATCCCTACTTGTCCTCTATTTCTCATGGTCGAGGAAGCTCGTGGTTTTAAACCTGCCGGGGGAGGTTGAAGAGTTCAGGAGTTTTCTAGCCTCGATCAAGAAGCTGAAGCGTCCCGGGTTAGCCGGCATGGCGCCCTTATTCCTCAGCTCAGCCTCCGTCTCGCTCTCGTTGATTGCTGTTCTATACTATCTTCTCGGGTCACCGGTAGCCTCCCCGGTAATTCTCGCCTGCCTGCCGCTCTCCATAACCACCGGGTTCTCCCTACTGGTGGAGGATTATTCTGCTCGAAGAGCTGTTAAACTGGGCTTTGCATCGGGACTGAGCACTATAGCGCTGATCCCTCTCGTTCTCGAAGCCTCGCAACAAGCTGGCGTTGGAGAGGTTGTGTTAGAAGGCAAGGGTTCCCCATCAAAGTTTTTGAGGCTTGGCAGGGCTCTCGCGCAGCTGGAGCATGGCCTCCCTGTTAACGAGTACAAGGGTTTTCCTCAGCACTGGGTGAGCCGCGATCAGCCGTGCTGGTATTGGAGAAGGGTTCGGGGCGATATCAATCTCCCTGTCAAATCCCTGATCAACACGCACGTGGTGATCGCAGGGGCTTCCGGCACCGGTAAGTCCCTTCTGGCTAAGAAGCTTGTGAGAGAGTTCTCGAGAATGGGTAAGACAGTGCTGATCATAGACCCGCATGGGGAGTATAGGCCTGAGGACATAGGTCTCGGCGAAGCCAGGGTTGTCGACGCCTCCGAGATCTTCCTAAACCCTCTCGAGCTGGGCGGTTTAAACCCCTTGGAGAAGGCTAAGGAGTTTTCCCAAACCCTCTCACTCTTATTCGGGCTAGGCCCGCTTCAAAGAATTGCGCTAGAGGAGTTCCTGGTTAAAGCGTACCGGGAGAAGGGTATAGATGTTAACGATCCTGCAACATGGGGCCTGCCGCCTCCCAGTCTCCAAGACCTTGAAAAGGCTTGTGTTGAATCAGCTGAGCCCTTTGAAGAGTATTCCCGGATATGCCCCTACGTGAAAATGCTGGCACGGCATTTTCCGAAACAATCCCCTATCTCCCTAACCTCGCTTCTAGACAGGCCTGTGATACTGAGGCTTAACAAAGTAGCCAGCGACTTCTCCAGGACAATACTTGTTGAAACACTTCTCTACTCAATACTCTCAGCAATGTATAGCAGGAGGCTTTGGGATCTTGTAGTCGTTGTCGACGAGGTTAGAGCAGTACTGCCGGGAGGGGTTGGGGACAGGATATTGTCAAGACTTTTCTCCGAGAGCAGGAAGTTCGGAATATCCCTCATAGTAATCTCCCAGGATGTTAAGAACATTCCGAGAACACTCTTAAGCAACGCGGGGTTGAAAATATTCTTCAACATTAACGAGCCGGATAGCCTTGAATACGCTGTCAAATCTATCACAGGTGTTTCAACAAGCGATAAGGAGATAGCTGTTTCAACCGCCCTCAGGAGCTTGAAAACCCTGGAGTACGTTCTCGATATTGCAGGGTTGAACAAGGTATTTATTGCCAAAAACCCATATATCAACCCCTAG
- a CDS encoding DEAD/DEAH box helicase, protein MDVEMPGKLAECLKSLGYEKFTELQKKSFESIALNNASTLIVAPTGSGKTEAAVIPVMYSILKQGLKPIACIYVTPLRALNRDIEKRLKKLAECFGLEISLKHGDTPEKTRKAILEKPPHILVTTPENFNYIMVNERLAPSLANLRFIVFDEFHELLESKRGLLAFTTTFLLEKRLGRRLVKIALSATLSNLDKAREIVGLGGDASVVEDSSVKKMSITVEVPECSSELCSKVKSLIGDERQAARISRIIELVEKHTGVLVFVNTRSLAERLGSLLKTIPEKLGMQGLRVEVHHGSLSRSHRESVESSFKKREVKALVSTSSMELGIDIGHVDLVIQYLSPRQATRLTQRVGRSGHRLSGESKGVVLSMDNTIHFLESLVLAKRTAERAIEKEEIIYSPLDVLAYAMAVESLLFKEGFSKEGFYSEIRQHPLYRDLTIEEYEKLVEYMVYMRILRDDGGTLRHTRKTRIYLYKTSMIPSSRDVMVVEAASNRRIGSLNEEYVILNVKPGDTIIIGGDTWRVVGYDDAEAKLYVEKSVASIEEALIPHWEGENIPVEFDVAEEVGRLITYLKTHGEIPGDYRGFAPGRTRVEVADDLCGWEKICVDYVEELRSILVTVYGGSKVNNLLREILTIVLKNRIPHVDVESYSSPYMLVLRIKGYHTPREVTGIVQEALTRLGAFLEKSFLKHVSRNGKALYWRIFQVGQRFGAISPGETRVSKTLLEAFVDTVIGDEAFREVLVKDYDIDSAMRLAERISKGDVRVETRYFEKLGQGHLELLGYIEIPAVSSIVTLDREQYAERLLNRHARLLCIRCGHEISGTVRELAKIEKYVCPKCKTATLALVKSDGEDERRVIGKVRRGERLTSSEQALLEDLAKRAIILYKHGKTALLALSARGVGASEAARILSRVASGGDLLSEIYESEKKYLKAKKYIDSKKKS, encoded by the coding sequence TTGGATGTTGAAATGCCTGGCAAGCTTGCCGAGTGCTTGAAGAGCCTTGGCTATGAAAAATTCACCGAGTTGCAGAAGAAGAGTTTTGAAAGCATAGCCCTCAACAATGCTTCAACACTAATAGTAGCTCCAACAGGGAGCGGTAAGACAGAGGCGGCCGTAATACCCGTGATGTACTCGATCCTTAAGCAGGGGCTGAAGCCTATAGCATGCATATATGTAACTCCGTTGAGAGCGTTGAACAGGGATATTGAAAAGCGTTTGAAAAAGCTCGCGGAATGCTTCGGCCTCGAGATCTCGCTTAAACACGGCGACACTCCCGAGAAGACTAGGAAAGCCATTCTTGAAAAACCGCCCCACATACTCGTTACTACTCCCGAGAACTTCAACTACATCATGGTTAACGAGAGGCTTGCTCCCAGCTTGGCAAACCTCAGGTTTATAGTTTTCGACGAATTCCACGAGCTTCTCGAGAGCAAGAGGGGTTTACTCGCCTTCACGACAACCTTTCTGCTTGAGAAGAGGCTGGGGAGAAGGCTTGTCAAGATAGCTTTGTCAGCCACGCTTTCGAACCTTGATAAGGCCAGGGAGATCGTCGGGTTGGGCGGAGATGCAAGCGTTGTCGAGGATTCATCAGTGAAGAAGATGAGCATCACGGTGGAGGTGCCCGAGTGTAGCAGCGAGCTCTGCTCCAAGGTGAAAAGCCTGATTGGCGATGAGAGGCAGGCCGCAAGGATTTCGAGAATAATAGAGCTTGTTGAGAAGCATACCGGAGTCCTAGTCTTCGTTAACACGAGGTCTCTAGCTGAGAGGCTAGGCTCCTTGTTGAAAACCATTCCCGAGAAGCTTGGGATGCAGGGGCTAAGGGTTGAGGTGCACCACGGCAGTCTCTCGAGAAGCCACAGGGAGAGTGTTGAATCATCCTTTAAGAAGCGTGAAGTGAAAGCGTTGGTTTCAACCTCGAGCATGGAGCTCGGGATAGACATAGGGCACGTAGACCTTGTAATCCAGTACCTGTCTCCCAGGCAGGCTACTAGGCTGACGCAGAGAGTTGGAAGAAGCGGGCACAGGCTCAGCGGGGAGTCCAAGGGCGTTGTCCTGAGCATGGATAACACCATACACTTCCTCGAGTCCCTGGTCCTGGCTAAGAGAACGGCTGAAAGAGCCATTGAGAAAGAGGAGATCATTTACTCCCCTCTCGACGTCCTAGCCTACGCCATGGCCGTTGAATCACTGCTTTTCAAGGAGGGCTTCAGTAAGGAGGGCTTCTACAGCGAGATAAGGCAACACCCCCTATACAGGGATTTAACAATCGAGGAGTATGAGAAGCTGGTGGAGTACATGGTTTACATGAGGATTCTTCGAGACGACGGGGGCACTCTCAGACATACCAGGAAGACTAGGATCTACCTCTACAAAACCTCCATGATCCCCTCGAGCAGGGATGTAATGGTTGTCGAGGCCGCGAGCAACAGGAGGATTGGCAGTTTGAACGAGGAATACGTGATTTTAAACGTCAAGCCCGGGGACACGATCATAATTGGAGGCGATACTTGGAGAGTTGTAGGGTATGACGACGCCGAGGCAAAGCTGTACGTTGAGAAATCAGTGGCAAGCATTGAGGAGGCCCTAATACCCCACTGGGAAGGAGAGAACATACCGGTCGAGTTCGACGTTGCCGAGGAAGTGGGAAGGCTTATCACGTATTTGAAAACCCATGGGGAAATACCCGGGGACTACAGAGGCTTCGCCCCGGGGAGGACGCGGGTTGAGGTTGCCGATGACTTGTGCGGCTGGGAGAAGATATGCGTGGACTACGTGGAAGAGCTACGTTCAATCCTAGTCACCGTTTACGGAGGAAGCAAGGTTAACAACCTCCTGAGAGAGATCCTGACAATTGTGCTAAAGAATCGTATACCCCATGTAGATGTCGAATCATACTCATCCCCCTACATGCTTGTTTTAAGAATAAAAGGGTATCACACGCCGAGAGAAGTAACCGGGATCGTCCAGGAGGCGTTGACGAGGCTGGGGGCGTTTCTTGAAAAAAGCTTTCTCAAACACGTCTCCAGGAATGGGAAGGCTCTATACTGGAGGATATTCCAAGTGGGCCAGAGGTTCGGGGCCATAAGCCCGGGTGAGACAAGGGTTTCTAAGACACTGCTAGAAGCCTTCGTCGACACGGTAATAGGTGATGAAGCCTTCAGGGAGGTGTTGGTTAAAGACTACGATATTGACTCGGCAATGAGGCTTGCGGAAAGGATTTCTAAAGGAGATGTAAGGGTTGAGACAAGGTATTTCGAGAAACTGGGGCAGGGGCACCTGGAGCTTCTAGGCTATATCGAAATCCCTGCCGTATCATCTATTGTAACCTTAGACAGGGAGCAGTACGCTGAGAGGCTTTTAAACAGGCATGCTAGACTCCTCTGCATAAGATGCGGTCACGAGATATCGGGAACAGTTAGGGAGCTGGCTAAAATAGAGAAGTATGTATGCCCTAAGTGTAAGACCGCCACGCTAGCCCTTGTTAAAAGCGACGGAGAAGATGAGAGGAGGGTTATCGGTAAGGTTAGGAGGGGGGAGAGGTTGACGAGTAGTGAGCAAGCCCTTCTAGAAGACCTTGCCAAGCGAGCCATAATACTCTACAAGCACGGGAAGACCGCGCTACTAGCGCTCTCAGCAAGAGGCGTTGGAGCCTCCGAGGCTGCTAGAATACTATCGAGGGTCGCCAGCGGCGGCGACCTCCTTAGCGAGATTTACGAGAGCGAGAAGAAGTATTTGAAAGCGAAGAAGTATATTGATTCAAAGAAGAAGTCTTGA
- a CDS encoding phosphoadenosine phosphosulfate reductase family protein: MWPRIARIYWDPWRNIPIVKPRQEEIDLYYVVRLSEPGDARPAFQGDLEKLEKAIIHEYGSPDLYRRFFENRFILLNKTPHWDHMWEVVASGNVLGQLYYDPFREKWRFRLTYSGALLALEDKLVREHRVDGPVYTGRVVEGSGVTDNQVVVVDSRNRIRGLAEKYGDRLVIVKTFHDKSRPVETSDKPASIYDVLKHNEDGLKTLEESSKRFLEKLHARYSLPVIISYSGGKDSLIALDLTVKALGGGEMVFNDTGLELPETLANVKEVSEKYGLKLHVASAGDVFWRGMEVFGPPGKDYRWCCKIAKLVPIAKLTRALWPNGAFNIVGQRAYESLDRAKSPRVWRNKWIPHLITTSPIQYWGQLSGWLYIFKYNLPFNKLYLKGFDRLGCFLCPSSTLAEFKDVEETYPELWAKWMSILEYWRRSLNQPEEWIKLGLWRWLTPASAKKRIARHVQGYTIDWRDEYRRRLLASSVNLAPIAKTQDGDGLRLVFNRKVVRDEYRSVLRVNAEGLGFSYREGDGGIEISTPNTNITIKEDRVDAKPFALGESLEDLVDVLKIIYRMYGCVKCGSCVLWVPRGCARLTPQGPVLENKVDEKVRRQYLESCPISDQLVEKVVVPLILDNPKAFKRPSRKRLKF; this comes from the coding sequence ATGTGGCCCAGGATTGCAAGGATATACTGGGATCCGTGGCGGAATATACCTATTGTAAAGCCGAGGCAGGAGGAGATAGACCTATACTACGTTGTAAGGCTGTCCGAGCCCGGGGACGCCCGCCCAGCCTTCCAAGGGGATTTAGAGAAGCTGGAGAAGGCGATAATCCATGAGTACGGGAGCCCGGATCTCTACCGCAGGTTTTTCGAAAACCGGTTCATCCTTTTAAACAAGACCCCTCACTGGGACCATATGTGGGAGGTTGTTGCATCCGGAAACGTTCTCGGCCAACTATACTATGATCCTTTCCGCGAGAAGTGGAGGTTCAGGCTGACCTACTCCGGCGCATTGCTCGCCCTGGAAGACAAGCTGGTTAGAGAGCACAGGGTTGACGGCCCAGTATACACGGGCAGGGTGGTCGAGGGCTCCGGGGTAACCGATAACCAGGTCGTGGTGGTTGACTCAAGGAACAGGATTAGAGGGCTGGCTGAGAAGTACGGGGACAGGCTCGTTATTGTCAAAACATTCCACGATAAGTCTAGGCCGGTTGAGACCAGTGATAAGCCAGCCAGCATATATGATGTGTTGAAGCACAACGAGGACGGGTTGAAAACCCTCGAGGAATCCTCCAAGAGGTTTCTCGAGAAGCTTCATGCAAGGTACAGTCTTCCCGTGATAATATCGTACTCTGGTGGAAAAGACAGCTTGATAGCGTTAGACTTAACCGTTAAAGCCCTCGGCGGGGGAGAAATGGTTTTCAACGACACAGGGCTCGAGCTCCCTGAAACTCTCGCAAACGTTAAGGAGGTCTCGGAGAAGTATGGGTTGAAACTTCATGTGGCATCCGCAGGGGACGTGTTCTGGCGGGGCATGGAGGTTTTCGGCCCCCCGGGTAAGGATTACAGGTGGTGTTGCAAGATCGCTAAGCTGGTGCCGATAGCCAAGTTAACCAGGGCTCTCTGGCCTAACGGAGCGTTCAACATTGTTGGACAGAGAGCGTACGAGTCGCTTGACAGGGCTAAGAGTCCCAGGGTGTGGAGGAATAAATGGATACCCCACTTGATCACCACATCCCCCATACAGTACTGGGGTCAGCTGTCCGGTTGGCTCTACATTTTCAAGTACAACCTCCCCTTCAACAAGCTCTACTTGAAGGGTTTCGACAGACTAGGGTGCTTCCTATGCCCCTCTAGCACTCTCGCAGAGTTCAAGGATGTTGAGGAAACGTATCCTGAGCTATGGGCGAAGTGGATGAGCATTCTTGAGTATTGGAGAAGGAGCTTGAACCAGCCCGAGGAATGGATAAAGCTGGGGTTGTGGAGATGGCTGACCCCTGCTTCCGCTAAGAAGAGGATCGCAAGGCATGTTCAAGGATACACTATAGACTGGAGGGATGAGTATAGGAGGAGGCTTCTCGCCAGTAGTGTGAACCTTGCCCCTATTGCTAAGACACAGGATGGGGACGGGTTGAGACTGGTTTTCAACAGGAAGGTTGTTAGAGACGAGTATAGGAGTGTTCTGAGAGTTAATGCTGAGGGATTGGGCTTCTCTTACAGGGAGGGGGACGGCGGGATCGAGATCTCAACTCCAAATACTAATATTACTATAAAGGAAGATAGGGTTGACGCTAAGCCGTTCGCCCTGGGCGAAAGCCTTGAAGACCTCGTCGACGTGTTGAAGATAATATACAGGATGTATGGTTGCGTTAAATGCGGGAGCTGCGTTCTATGGGTTCCAAGAGGTTGCGCGAGGCTCACGCCTCAAGGTCCCGTGCTCGAAAACAAGGTTGATGAGAAGGTTAGGAGGCAGTATCTCGAATCCTGTCCTATAAGTGATCAATTGGTTGAGAAGGTTGTCGTCCCGTTAATACTGGATAACCCGAAGGCTTTCAAAAGACCCTCGCGGAAGCGGTTAAAATTCTAA
- the cedA1 gene encoding DNA import protein CedA1, which yields MDLLEFVRNLTLGVVGLAWVVFMLSWAVGWVLKGLPLPFVRVKKTGARIIEDTVWAAFWLAMGTTVFAAISYVVSVVYQPMPPPPTV from the coding sequence TTGGACCTGCTGGAGTTTGTAAGAAACCTTACGCTGGGAGTCGTTGGATTAGCGTGGGTGGTCTTCATGCTGTCATGGGCTGTTGGATGGGTTTTGAAAGGGCTCCCGCTACCATTCGTAAGGGTTAAGAAGACGGGTGCGAGGATAATAGAGGATACGGTGTGGGCCGCCTTCTGGCTTGCTATGGGCACCACAGTGTTTGCCGCGATATCATACGTGGTCTCAGTTGTCTATCAACCCATGCCCCCGCCCCCCACGGTCTAG
- a CDS encoding ATP-binding protein: MKIIERIKATLGLAGGEVEMEPPDLVAKLGGGGVVVSRYLVCDSVDYSVRDFNESSARKYVETFASILDKLPVNSEVRIIKDEVDLKWFTRKLVNEILNTRVKLESALDEHSRVKHKVRLEVLSKLYEALLKGEPFTSTTLLVKIRVAAKTLEEARSILEYHESVVSRVFKTYYGLSLRRASKSELVRILRQDLNLEPWNSAPSVVAESRRLGFIHPFPLEKRSVFTDGVFLGVDLRDGRPVQIPVEQFFKHMVVIGPTGKGKTALLATLIESASIIDGLKTLSIDFKGDLAKYLPDKLVKALTPEDIVVNLAHKPPWLSNADWRMIVVDSLSTALNTDPGRVLEALELVEKTGVAALLHRGEGSILLPLFELFNRTPRYELLESIHRESVLLELQGRSTLFQNVYAGVVIGVLRNGLSRREGFGNLLVIDEAWRVSRLRSLVELFKEGRSWRVGVVIATQNPGDVPREILENASNLIFFGSLDADYVEKAVKSTGVGADYAQHVMKLGVGEALYVNTEEAAPVLLRVKTPMVLNSS, from the coding sequence TTGAAGATTATAGAGAGGATTAAAGCCACCCTAGGCCTCGCGGGCGGAGAAGTTGAGATGGAACCCCCCGATCTCGTGGCAAAGCTAGGCGGGGGCGGGGTGGTTGTTTCAAGATACCTTGTCTGCGACAGCGTGGACTATTCGGTGAGAGACTTCAACGAGTCCTCGGCGAGGAAGTATGTTGAAACATTCGCTTCAATACTAGACAAGCTACCCGTTAACTCCGAGGTCAGGATTATCAAGGACGAGGTGGATCTCAAGTGGTTTACAAGGAAGCTTGTCAACGAGATATTGAACACAAGGGTTAAGCTGGAGTCGGCTCTGGATGAGCACAGCAGGGTCAAGCACAAGGTCAGGCTCGAGGTTTTAAGCAAGCTCTACGAGGCGTTGTTGAAGGGTGAGCCTTTCACAAGCACCACCCTCCTGGTCAAGATAAGGGTTGCGGCGAAGACGCTGGAGGAAGCCCGTTCAATTCTCGAATACCATGAGTCAGTTGTTTCAAGAGTCTTCAAAACATACTACGGCTTATCCCTTAGAAGGGCTTCGAAGAGCGAGCTGGTCAGGATCCTCAGGCAAGACCTTAATCTCGAACCATGGAACAGCGCCCCGTCCGTGGTGGCGGAGTCGAGGAGGCTGGGCTTCATACACCCCTTCCCGTTGGAGAAGAGGAGCGTGTTCACGGACGGCGTCTTCCTGGGCGTTGACCTGAGGGATGGCAGGCCTGTTCAAATACCTGTTGAACAATTCTTCAAGCACATGGTTGTAATAGGGCCTACTGGAAAGGGGAAGACAGCGCTCCTTGCAACCCTAATAGAGTCGGCGAGCATTATTGACGGGTTGAAAACCCTGTCAATAGATTTCAAAGGAGATCTCGCAAAATACTTGCCTGATAAACTAGTTAAGGCATTGACTCCCGAGGATATTGTGGTGAACCTTGCCCACAAACCCCCATGGCTCAGTAATGCCGACTGGAGGATGATAGTGGTTGACTCCTTGTCAACGGCTTTAAACACTGACCCTGGCAGGGTTCTCGAAGCCCTTGAGCTGGTGGAGAAGACCGGGGTAGCGGCACTCCTCCATCGCGGCGAGGGCTCAATACTCCTCCCGCTGTTCGAGCTTTTCAACAGGACTCCAAGGTATGAGCTACTCGAGAGCATTCACAGGGAGAGCGTGCTTTTAGAACTACAGGGCAGGAGCACACTGTTCCAAAACGTCTACGCCGGCGTCGTGATAGGTGTTTTAAGAAACGGGCTTTCAAGGAGAGAGGGTTTTGGAAACCTTCTCGTAATTGATGAGGCGTGGAGGGTTAGCAGGCTCCGCTCTCTCGTGGAGCTGTTCAAGGAGGGCAGGAGCTGGAGAGTAGGGGTTGTAATAGCCACCCAGAACCCCGGGGATGTTCCAAGAGAGATACTTGAGAATGCTTCAAACCTCATCTTCTTCGGCTCCCTCGACGCCGATTACGTTGAGAAAGCGGTCAAGTCAACGGGAGTGGGCGCTGACTATGCTCAGCACGTCATGAAGCTGGGGGTCGGGGAAGCACTCTACGTTAACACCGAGGAAGCGGCCCCGGTCCTCCTAAGGGTTAAAACACCCATGGTTTTAAACAGCTCGTGA
- a CDS encoding putative RNA uridine N3 methyltransferase: MTEIEVAVPTSILRVESTLLLKTLRIHQVARILGIFGVSRIFFYRDFETDPSTHREYARLIRKQWEYFFTPPYLRRRLVPRNPLLKHVGMLPPIRLEWFDVPRRLKPGDERVGYVFKEGGGFKVYVDSSRVFNAVGECREGLGVIRIVDPGEKMAECVGKDFYKGPEPRFADSFKQLLEESRGARIVATSRYGRVPGFEDLSALSSSNRVLILFGSPSRGLHDIAGAEGFRLEELGDVWNTVPGQRVKTVRTEEALIITLGLVNHALKLKRI; the protein is encoded by the coding sequence ATGACCGAGATAGAGGTGGCAGTTCCCACCAGCATTCTCCGGGTAGAGTCCACTCTACTTTTGAAAACCCTGAGGATACACCAGGTAGCCAGGATACTGGGGATCTTCGGGGTTTCAAGAATATTCTTCTACAGGGATTTCGAGACTGATCCATCAACCCACAGGGAGTACGCTAGATTGATCAGGAAGCAGTGGGAGTACTTCTTCACACCCCCATACCTGAGGAGGAGGCTTGTCCCGAGGAACCCTCTCCTGAAACACGTCGGGATGCTCCCGCCCATCCGCCTGGAATGGTTCGACGTCCCCCGTAGGCTTAAACCCGGGGATGAAAGAGTCGGATACGTTTTCAAGGAGGGCGGCGGCTTCAAAGTATACGTTGACTCCTCAAGAGTTTTCAACGCGGTCGGCGAGTGCCGGGAGGGGCTGGGCGTGATAAGGATAGTGGACCCTGGGGAGAAGATGGCTGAGTGTGTCGGCAAGGACTTCTACAAGGGGCCTGAGCCCCGGTTTGCGGATAGTTTCAAGCAACTCTTAGAGGAGAGCAGGGGCGCGAGGATTGTGGCGACAAGCAGGTATGGGCGCGTCCCAGGCTTCGAAGACCTATCGGCCCTATCATCCAGCAACAGGGTGCTAATACTCTTCGGATCCCCCTCAAGAGGACTGCACGATATAGCTGGGGCCGAAGGGTTTAGGCTCGAGGAGCTCGGGGACGTGTGGAACACTGTGCCAGGTCAGAGAGTTAAGACCGTGAGAACGGAGGAGGCTTTAATAATAACTCTTGGACTAGTAAATCATGCTTTAAAATTAAAAAGGATTTGA